In the genome of Gadus morhua chromosome 12, gadMor3.0, whole genome shotgun sequence, one region contains:
- the LOC115556372 gene encoding uncharacterized protein LOC115556372, which produces MEAKWQSMVNHVQDIHEHDSPGFPSCAHLPLEGEARNKQWLEPGSTVAIKLESVTTRTALLKDVRQLSPQHQTFSLEAFHSLILHFAPKHTGFSFLGMYSRLLLAALHYNHNGSREVARTHDGEVQYGVRYPRFRKGGWVVRPVKEKPSYAYASALMESLIEAYSRSPRSLQESSADLSSSAPAPLSTSFQMISKDEAVGLYLARHTRFNTGN; this is translated from the exons ATGGAGGCCAAGTGGCAAAGCATGGTGAACCATGTTCAGGACATCCATGAACATGACAGTCCTGGATTTCCCTCCTGTGCACATCTCCCTTTGGAGGGAGAAGCAAGGAACAAGCAGTGGCTGGAACCAG GATCAACTGTAGCTATTAAGTTGGAGAGTGTCACTACAAGAACAGCATTGTTGAAGGACGTTCGGCAGTTGTCCCCACAGCATCAGACCTTTTCCCTGGAGGCCTTTCACTCGCTTATCCTCCACTTTGCACCTAAGCACACCGGCTTCTCCTTCCTTGGGATGTACAGCAG GCTTCTCTTGGCAGCCCTGCATTACAACCACAATGGAAGTCGAGAGGTTGCACGAACACATGACGGCGAGGTTCAATATGGAGTTCGTTACCCAAGGTTCCGCAAAGGAGGCTGGGTCGTCCGCCCTGTCAAGGAGAAGCCATCGTACG CTTATGCATCTGCCCTTATGGAGTCTCTGATTGAGGCCTACTCTAGGTCACCAAGGAGTCTACAAGAGAGCTCAGCTGACTTGTCCTCCTCTGCACCTGCCCCCCTTTCCACATCCTTCCAGATGATCAGCAAGGATGAGGCTGTTGGCTTGTATCTTGCACGACACACACGTTTTAACACAGGAAAttag